The following proteins are co-located in the Streptomyces sp. NBC_01198 genome:
- a CDS encoding M16 family metallopeptidase, translating to MTFHPQPQAGDPKPWAFPAPERGALGNGVTLLTSHRPGQQVVAVEVLLAAPLDAEPEGLDGVGTIMARALSEGTDQHTAEEFAAELERCGATLDAHADHPGVRVSLEVPASRLDRALGLLAEALRAPAFPDDEIKRLVANRLDEIPHELANPGRRAAMALSEELFPATLRCSRPRQGTEETVRRIDAEAVRAFYAAHVRPATSTAVVVGDLTGIDLPALLDDTLGRWTGSTAEPRPRPAITSDDSARVIIVDRPGAVQTQLLIGRTGADRHDPVWAAQVIGTYCLGGTLTSRLDRVLREEKGYTYGVRAFGQVLLGSADGTGAALLAISGSVATEVTGDALADLLQVIRTLAEGGLTDEERDVAVQNLVGVAPLRYETAAAVAGTLTDQVEQELPDDFQARLYARLAATGTVEATAAVVRAFPLDRLVVVLVGDASVIAEPVRALDIGPVRVTS from the coding sequence ATGACGTTCCACCCGCAGCCGCAGGCCGGCGACCCCAAGCCCTGGGCCTTCCCGGCCCCGGAGCGCGGCGCGCTCGGCAACGGTGTGACGCTGCTGACCAGCCACCGCCCCGGCCAGCAGGTGGTGGCCGTCGAGGTGCTGCTCGCGGCGCCGCTTGACGCCGAGCCCGAGGGCCTGGACGGCGTCGGCACCATCATGGCCAGGGCGCTGTCGGAGGGCACCGACCAGCACACCGCCGAGGAGTTCGCGGCGGAGCTCGAGCGCTGCGGCGCCACCCTGGACGCGCACGCGGACCACCCCGGGGTGCGGGTCTCGCTGGAAGTGCCCGCCTCCCGGCTGGACCGGGCGCTGGGGCTGCTCGCCGAGGCGCTGCGGGCGCCGGCCTTCCCCGACGACGAGATCAAGCGGCTGGTGGCCAACCGTCTGGACGAGATCCCGCACGAGCTGGCGAACCCGGGGCGCCGGGCCGCGATGGCGCTGTCCGAGGAGCTCTTCCCGGCCACGCTGCGCTGCTCGCGGCCGCGGCAGGGAACCGAGGAGACCGTCCGCAGGATCGACGCGGAAGCGGTGCGCGCCTTCTACGCCGCCCACGTGCGGCCGGCGACGTCCACCGCCGTGGTGGTCGGCGACCTGACCGGTATCGACCTGCCGGCACTGCTGGACGACACGCTGGGCCGCTGGACCGGTTCCACGGCCGAGCCGCGTCCCCGCCCGGCGATCACCTCGGACGACTCCGCCCGGGTGATCATCGTGGACCGGCCGGGCGCGGTGCAGACCCAGCTGCTCATCGGGCGGACCGGCGCCGACCGGCACGACCCGGTGTGGGCCGCACAGGTGATCGGCACCTACTGCCTGGGCGGCACGCTGACCTCCCGGCTGGACCGGGTGCTGCGCGAGGAGAAGGGCTACACCTACGGGGTGCGGGCCTTCGGCCAGGTGCTGCTGGGGTCGGCCGACGGTACGGGCGCGGCGCTGCTGGCGATCAGCGGCTCGGTGGCCACCGAGGTCACCGGCGACGCGCTGGCCGATCTGCTGCAGGTGATCCGCACCCTCGCCGAGGGCGGCCTGACCGACGAGGAGCGGGACGTCGCGGTGCAGAACCTGGTCGGCGTGGCGCCGTTGCGCTACGAGACCGCCGCCGCGGTGGCCGGCACCCTCACCGACCAGGTGGAGCAGGAGCTGCCCGACGACTTCCAGGCCCGGCTCTACGCCCGCCTGGCGGCCACCGGCACCGTGGAGGCCACCGCCGCCGTGGTGCGGGCCTTCCCGCTGGACCGCCTGGTGGTGGTGCTGGTCGGCGACGCCTCGGTGATCGCCGAGCCGGTCCGCGCGCTGGACATCGGCCCGGTGCGCGTCACCAGCTGA
- a CDS encoding M16 family metallopeptidase — MGHTATPEAHSSGLTATEHRLANGLRVVLSEDHLTPVAAVCLWYDVGSRHEVKGRTGLAHLFEHLMFQGSASVKGNGHFELVQGAGGSLNGTTSFERTNYFETMPAHQVELALWLEADRMGSLLAALDQESLDNQRDVVKNERRQRYDNVPYGTAFERLTALAYPDGHPYHHTPIGSMADLDAASLEDARAFFRTYYAPGNAVLSVVGDIDPEQTLAWVAKYFGTIPAHDGKPAPRDGSLPEVMGGQLREVVEEDVPSRALMAAYRLPEDGTRAGDAADLALTVLGGGESSRLHNRLVRRDRTAVTAGFGLLRLAGAPSLGWLDVKASSGVELTAIETAVDEELARFAAEGPTAEEMERAQAQLEREWLDRLATVGGRADELCRFAVLFGDPQLALSAVQRVLSITPEEVQQVAAARLRPDNRAVLVYEPTGNGQQDDRDDEADEEEAEL, encoded by the coding sequence ATGGGTCACACGGCCACGCCGGAGGCACACTCCAGCGGCCTGACAGCCACCGAGCACCGCCTGGCGAACGGCCTGCGGGTGGTGCTCTCCGAGGACCACCTCACCCCGGTCGCGGCCGTCTGCCTCTGGTACGACGTCGGTTCGCGGCACGAGGTCAAGGGGCGTACGGGGCTCGCCCACCTCTTCGAGCACCTGATGTTCCAGGGTTCGGCGAGCGTCAAGGGCAACGGCCACTTCGAACTGGTCCAGGGTGCCGGCGGCTCGCTCAACGGCACCACCAGCTTCGAGCGCACCAACTACTTCGAGACGATGCCCGCCCACCAGGTGGAACTGGCCCTGTGGCTGGAGGCCGACCGGATGGGCAGCCTGCTGGCCGCCCTGGACCAGGAAAGCCTGGACAACCAGCGGGACGTGGTGAAGAACGAGCGCCGCCAGCGGTACGACAACGTGCCCTACGGCACCGCCTTCGAACGGCTCACGGCGCTGGCCTACCCCGACGGCCACCCCTACCACCACACCCCGATCGGCTCGATGGCCGACCTGGACGCGGCCTCCCTGGAGGACGCCAGGGCCTTCTTCCGCACGTACTACGCGCCGGGCAACGCGGTGCTCTCCGTCGTCGGCGACATCGACCCGGAGCAGACGCTGGCGTGGGTGGCGAAGTACTTCGGCACCATCCCCGCGCACGACGGCAAGCCCGCGCCGCGGGACGGCTCGCTGCCCGAGGTGATGGGCGGCCAGCTGCGCGAGGTCGTCGAGGAGGACGTGCCGTCACGCGCCCTGATGGCGGCCTACCGGCTGCCCGAGGACGGCACCCGCGCGGGTGACGCCGCCGATCTGGCGCTGACGGTGCTGGGCGGCGGCGAGTCGTCCCGGCTGCACAACCGCCTGGTGCGCCGCGACCGTACGGCGGTGACCGCGGGCTTCGGGCTGCTGCGGCTGGCCGGGGCGCCGTCGCTGGGCTGGCTGGACGTCAAGGCGTCCAGCGGGGTCGAGTTGACCGCCATCGAGACCGCGGTGGACGAGGAGCTGGCCCGCTTCGCGGCCGAGGGCCCCACCGCGGAGGAGATGGAGCGGGCGCAGGCCCAGCTGGAGCGCGAGTGGCTGGACCGGCTGGCGACCGTCGGCGGGCGGGCGGACGAACTGTGCCGTTTCGCGGTGCTGTTCGGCGACCCGCAGCTGGCGCTGAGCGCGGTGCAGCGGGTGCTGTCGATCACCCCCGAGGAGGTTCAGCAGGTGGCCGCGGCCCGGCTGCGGCCCGACAACAGGGCCGTGCTCGTCTACGAGCCCACCGGCAACGGCCAGCAGGACGACCGAGACGACGAGGCAGACGAGGAAGAGGCCGAGCTGTGA
- a CDS encoding DNA gyrase/topoisomerase IV subunit A → MARRTTKTPPPDDGFEERILDIDVVDEMQASYLEYAYSVIYARALPDARDGMKPVHRRIVYQMNEMGLRPDRAFVKCARVVGEVMGKLHPHGDASIYDAMVRMAQPFSQRLPLVDGHGNFGSLDDLPAAMRYTEARMSGPAQLMVESIDEDTVDFAPNYDGQEQEPAVLPSAYPNLLVNGASGIAVGMATNMAPHNLGEVIAAARHLIRYPNADLDALMRHIPGPDLPTGGRIIGLSGIRDAYETGRGTFKIRATVSVEDVTARRKGLVVTELPFTVGPEKVIAKIKDMVGAKKLLGIADVKDLTDREHGLRLVIEIKNGFNPEAVLEQLYKLTPMEDSFGINNVALVDGQPLTLGLRELLQVYVDHRFEVVRRRSEFRRTKRRDRLHLVDGLLVALVDIDEVIAIIRASDNAAQAKESLKERFGLSEIQTQYILDTPLRRLTRFDRIELESERDRLTAEIAELTRILDSDAELRKLVSAELAAVAKQYGTERRTVLLESAGSPVSAVPLEVADDPCRVLLSSTGLLARTSRGDEPADSGGRRAKHDVIVSAVPSTARADIGAVTSYGRLLRVTVIDLPMLPDTAGPPSLAGGAPLTEFLALEDGERVLCLTTLDESSPGLALGTEQGVVKRVVPDYPANKDGLEVIGLREGDTVIGAVELRTGEEDLVFITDDAQLLRYPAAQVRPQGRPAGGMAGVKLADGAKVISFTAVDPAVDAVVFTVAKAEDTLDGAGEGTAKLTPFEQYPRKGRATGGVRCQRFLRGETGLTFAWAGAAPARAATATGAPADLPPKDPRRDGSGVPLAKPVAVVAGPA, encoded by the coding sequence ATGGCCCGCCGCACGACGAAGACCCCGCCGCCCGATGACGGTTTCGAGGAGCGCATCCTCGACATCGACGTCGTGGACGAGATGCAGGCCTCGTATCTTGAGTACGCCTACTCGGTCATCTACGCGCGCGCCCTGCCCGACGCCCGTGACGGCATGAAGCCGGTGCACCGCCGCATCGTCTACCAGATGAACGAGATGGGGCTGCGCCCCGACCGCGCGTTCGTCAAGTGCGCCCGGGTCGTCGGCGAGGTGATGGGCAAGCTGCACCCGCACGGCGACGCGTCGATCTACGACGCCATGGTGCGGATGGCGCAGCCGTTCTCGCAGCGCCTCCCGCTGGTCGACGGGCACGGCAACTTCGGTTCGCTGGACGACCTGCCGGCCGCGATGCGGTACACCGAGGCCCGGATGTCCGGCCCGGCGCAGCTGATGGTCGAGTCGATCGACGAGGACACCGTCGACTTCGCGCCCAACTACGACGGCCAGGAGCAGGAGCCCGCGGTCCTGCCGTCGGCGTATCCGAACCTGCTGGTCAACGGGGCGTCCGGGATCGCGGTCGGCATGGCCACCAACATGGCGCCGCACAACCTGGGCGAGGTCATCGCCGCCGCCCGGCACCTGATCCGCTATCCGAACGCCGACCTCGACGCCCTGATGCGGCACATCCCCGGCCCCGACCTGCCGACCGGCGGCCGGATCATCGGGCTGTCCGGCATCAGGGACGCCTACGAGACGGGCCGCGGCACCTTCAAGATCCGCGCGACGGTCTCGGTGGAGGACGTCACCGCGCGCCGCAAGGGCCTGGTCGTCACCGAACTGCCGTTCACGGTGGGCCCCGAGAAGGTCATCGCCAAGATCAAGGACATGGTCGGCGCGAAGAAGCTGCTGGGCATCGCCGACGTCAAGGACCTCACCGACCGCGAGCACGGCCTGCGGCTGGTCATCGAGATCAAGAACGGCTTCAACCCCGAGGCCGTGCTCGAACAGCTCTACAAGCTGACGCCGATGGAGGACTCCTTCGGCATCAACAACGTGGCCCTGGTCGACGGGCAGCCGCTCACCCTCGGCCTGCGCGAACTGCTCCAGGTCTACGTCGACCACCGCTTCGAGGTCGTCAGGCGGCGCAGCGAATTCCGCCGCACCAAGCGCCGCGACCGGCTGCACCTGGTGGACGGCCTGCTGGTGGCGCTCGTCGACATCGACGAGGTCATCGCGATCATCCGCGCCAGCGACAACGCGGCACAGGCCAAGGAGAGCCTCAAGGAGCGCTTCGGCCTGTCGGAGATCCAGACGCAGTACATCCTGGACACCCCGCTGCGCCGGCTGACCCGCTTCGACCGGATCGAGCTGGAGTCGGAGCGCGACCGGCTCACCGCCGAGATCGCCGAGCTGACCCGGATCCTCGACTCTGACGCGGAGCTGCGCAAGCTGGTGTCGGCGGAACTCGCGGCTGTGGCCAAGCAGTACGGCACCGAGCGCCGCACGGTGCTGCTGGAGTCGGCGGGCTCGCCGGTCTCCGCGGTGCCGCTGGAGGTCGCCGACGACCCCTGCCGGGTGCTGCTGTCCTCGACCGGGCTGCTGGCCCGCACCTCCAGGGGCGACGAGCCGGCCGACAGCGGGGGCCGGCGGGCCAAGCACGACGTGATCGTCTCCGCGGTGCCCTCCACGGCCCGGGCCGACATCGGCGCGGTCACCTCCTACGGTCGGCTGCTGCGGGTGACGGTGATCGACCTGCCGATGCTGCCGGACACCGCGGGGCCGCCGTCGCTGGCCGGCGGGGCGCCGCTGACCGAGTTCCTGGCGCTGGAGGACGGCGAGCGGGTGCTGTGCCTGACCACGCTCGACGAGTCCTCGCCCGGCCTGGCGCTGGGCACCGAGCAGGGCGTGGTCAAGCGCGTGGTGCCCGACTACCCGGCGAACAAGGACGGCCTGGAGGTCATCGGCCTGCGGGAGGGCGACACGGTGATCGGTGCGGTGGAGCTGCGCACCGGCGAGGAGGACCTGGTCTTCATCACCGACGACGCCCAACTGCTGCGCTATCCGGCCGCGCAGGTACGCCCGCAGGGCCGCCCGGCCGGCGGCATGGCCGGCGTCAAGCTCGCCGACGGCGCCAAGGTGATCTCCTTCACCGCGGTGGACCCGGCGGTGGACGCGGTGGTCTTCACGGTGGCCAAGGCCGAGGACACGCTGGACGGGGCGGGCGAGGGGACGGCGAAGCTGACGCCGTTCGAGCAGTATCCGCGCAAGGGCCGGGCCACCGGCGGGGTGCGCTGCCAGCGCTTCCTGCGCGGCGAGACGGGCCTGACGTTCGCCTGGGCGGGCGCTGCCCCGGCCCGCGCGGCGACCGCGACCGGCGCCCCCGCCGACCTCCCCCCGAAGGACCCGCGCCGCGACGGCTCCGGCGTCCCGCTGGCCAAGCCGGTGGCAGTGGTGGCGGGCCCGGCCTGA
- a CDS encoding sucrase ferredoxin yields the protein MSTCTTASAELGEPVAATAATARTWLLIEQPGPWGRKALTGSRLDPAVGRALDRAADGTGVRVALIRRPGRHADLHTAARRRVFLGHTAPGDAWIRTDTLADAADLAELDFAALGAGSHGGFGTAHVGPPLALVCTNGRRDRCCAVHGRPLAAELAASGGADAWEITHLGGHRFSPTMLVLPYGYTYGRVDGRLAKNVLEAARTGRVVLDGCRGRSAWDRPGQAADLAVRALAGVDLEGALTVRRTVAEPDGGSWSVLVAHTDGRAWDVTVTRSAAQPPRPESCDGPLGTPARLTATAVSAVG from the coding sequence GTGAGTACCTGTACGACGGCGTCGGCGGAGCTCGGCGAACCGGTGGCAGCCACCGCCGCCACCGCCAGGACCTGGCTGCTGATCGAGCAGCCGGGGCCGTGGGGGCGCAAGGCGCTGACCGGGAGCCGGCTCGACCCGGCGGTCGGCCGGGCGCTGGACCGGGCCGCCGACGGCACCGGCGTGCGCGTCGCCCTGATCCGAAGGCCGGGCCGGCACGCCGACCTGCACACCGCGGCCAGGCGCCGCGTCTTCCTCGGCCACACCGCCCCGGGCGACGCCTGGATCCGTACCGACACGCTCGCCGACGCTGCGGACCTGGCGGAGCTGGACTTCGCGGCGCTGGGCGCGGGTTCGCACGGCGGCTTCGGCACCGCCCATGTGGGCCCGCCGCTGGCGCTGGTGTGCACCAACGGCAGGCGGGACCGCTGCTGCGCGGTGCACGGGCGGCCGCTGGCCGCCGAACTGGCCGCCTCCGGCGGCGCCGACGCCTGGGAGATCACCCACCTGGGCGGCCACCGCTTCTCCCCCACCATGCTGGTGCTTCCCTACGGCTACACCTACGGCCGGGTGGACGGCCGGCTCGCCAAGAACGTCCTGGAGGCGGCCCGCACCGGCCGCGTCGTCCTCGACGGCTGCCGCGGCCGGTCCGCCTGGGACCGCCCGGGGCAGGCGGCCGACCTGGCCGTACGCGCCCTCGCGGGCGTCGACCTGGAGGGCGCGCTGACCGTGCGGCGTACGGTCGCGGAACCGGACGGCGGCAGCTGGTCCGTCCTGGTCGCCCACACCGACGGCAGGGCCTGGGACGTGACGGTGACGCGGAGCGCGGCGCAGCCGCCGCGCCCGGAGAGCTGCGACGGCCCGCTCGGCACCCCGGCCCGGCTGACCGCGACCGCGGTCAGCGCGGTCGGCTGA
- a CDS encoding solute symporter family protein yields the protein MAGRYLADSAGEHQGLAVVLFTVFVSVTLAITAWAGRRRSSSEEFFAGGRMFSPMENGFAIAGDYMSAASFLGISGLIALFGYDGMLYSVGFLVAWLVVLMLVAELVRNCGRYTLADVLSARMRERPVRIAAGTSSVVVSVLYLVAQMVGAGSLVGLLIGGQGTAARTWAVIGVGALMVFYVSFGGMRATTWIQIVKTVLLISGTVMLTVMVLVRFHGNIDDLLHSAATGSGHGESFLAPGLKYGGSWTSRLDFISLGLALVLGTAGLPHILSRFYTVPTARSARRSVVWAIGLIGAFYLMTIVLGFGAAAVVGSGTVRSSNAAGNTAVPLLAEALGGGAGTTWGTVLFAVVGAVAFATILAVVAGITLASSASVAHDLYTALRRPLGRHGRREQAEVTMEQDEVRVARFAAVGIGAAAIALSLLAQDQNIAFLVGLAFAVAASANLPALLYSLFWRRFTTRGSVWAIYGGLIPALLLVVLSPVMSGRPDALFPGVDFHVFPLENPGLISIPLGFLAGWLGTVLSPEPADPGRFAETEVRSLTGAGAV from the coding sequence ATGGCCGGCCGGTATCTGGCGGATTCGGCGGGAGAGCACCAGGGCCTGGCCGTGGTGCTGTTCACGGTGTTCGTGTCGGTGACGCTGGCGATCACCGCGTGGGCGGGGCGGCGGCGCAGCTCGTCGGAGGAGTTCTTCGCGGGCGGCCGGATGTTCTCCCCGATGGAGAACGGCTTCGCGATCGCGGGCGACTACATGTCGGCGGCGTCCTTCCTCGGTATCTCGGGCCTGATCGCGCTCTTCGGCTACGACGGGATGCTCTACTCCGTCGGCTTCCTGGTGGCGTGGCTGGTGGTGCTCATGCTCGTCGCGGAACTGGTGCGCAACTGCGGGCGCTACACGCTGGCCGACGTGCTGTCGGCGCGGATGCGGGAGCGGCCGGTGCGGATCGCGGCGGGCACCTCGTCCGTCGTGGTGTCGGTGCTCTACCTGGTGGCGCAGATGGTCGGCGCGGGCAGCCTGGTCGGCCTGCTGATCGGCGGTCAGGGCACGGCGGCCAGGACCTGGGCGGTGATCGGGGTCGGGGCGCTGATGGTGTTCTACGTCTCCTTCGGCGGCATGCGGGCCACCACCTGGATCCAGATCGTCAAGACCGTGCTGCTGATCAGCGGCACGGTGATGCTCACCGTGATGGTGCTGGTCCGCTTCCACGGCAACATCGACGACCTGCTGCACTCGGCGGCCACCGGCAGCGGGCACGGGGAGTCCTTCCTCGCGCCAGGGCTGAAGTACGGCGGGAGCTGGACGTCGCGGCTGGACTTCATCAGCCTCGGGCTGGCGCTCGTGCTGGGCACGGCGGGGCTGCCGCACATCCTGTCGCGCTTCTACACGGTGCCGACAGCCCGGTCGGCCCGCCGGTCGGTGGTGTGGGCGATCGGGCTGATCGGGGCGTTCTACCTGATGACGATCGTGCTCGGCTTCGGCGCCGCGGCGGTCGTCGGGTCCGGCACGGTCCGGTCGTCCAACGCGGCGGGCAACACGGCGGTGCCGCTGCTCGCCGAGGCGCTGGGCGGCGGAGCCGGGACGACCTGGGGCACCGTGCTGTTCGCCGTGGTCGGCGCGGTCGCCTTCGCGACGATCCTGGCGGTGGTGGCCGGGATCACCCTGGCCTCGTCGGCCTCGGTGGCGCACGACCTCTACACGGCGCTGCGCCGGCCGCTCGGCAGGCACGGGCGGCGGGAGCAGGCCGAGGTCACCATGGAGCAGGACGAGGTGCGGGTGGCGCGCTTCGCGGCGGTGGGCATCGGTGCGGCGGCCATCGCGCTGAGCCTGCTGGCGCAGGACCAGAACATCGCCTTCCTGGTCGGCCTCGCCTTCGCGGTGGCGGCGTCGGCGAACCTGCCGGCGCTGCTGTATTCGCTGTTCTGGCGGCGGTTCACCACCCGGGGCTCGGTGTGGGCGATCTACGGCGGGCTGATCCCGGCGCTGCTGCTCGTCGTGCTGTCGCCGGTGATGTCGGGGCGGCCGGACGCGCTCTTCCCCGGCGTCGACTTCCACGTCTTCCCGCTGGAGAATCCGGGCCTGATCTCGATCCCGCTGGGCTTCCTGGCCGGATGGCTCGGCACGGTGCTCTCGCCCGAGCCCGCCGACCCCGGGCGCTTCGCCGAGACGGAGGTCCGCTCGCTCACCGGGGCGGGAGCGGTGTAG
- a CDS encoding DUF485 domain-containing protein: MDKHDGGDPLALRVDDPWRDAGGAGLWVPDQEAPAAPPVAVPPAAAGAAGDRGAVFQEVQHSAAFQEVRGRYRGFVFPVAAAFVAWYLLYVVLATTAPGLMARQVTGEVNVAMVAGLAQFATTFLLTWAYVRHARLRRDRAALDLRWTLATRTGQERVR, encoded by the coding sequence GTGGACAAGCACGACGGCGGCGACCCACTGGCGCTGCGGGTGGACGACCCCTGGCGGGATGCCGGAGGTGCAGGGCTCTGGGTGCCCGATCAGGAGGCGCCCGCCGCGCCACCGGTCGCGGTGCCACCGGCTGCCGCGGGGGCGGCCGGGGACCGGGGGGCGGTTTTCCAGGAGGTGCAGCACAGCGCGGCGTTCCAGGAGGTGAGAGGCCGGTATCGCGGGTTCGTCTTCCCCGTGGCCGCCGCCTTCGTGGCGTGGTATCTGCTCTACGTCGTGCTGGCCACCACCGCGCCGGGGCTGATGGCGCGCCAGGTCACGGGCGAGGTGAATGTGGCGATGGTCGCGGGGCTCGCGCAGTTCGCCACGACGTTCCTGCTGACCTGGGCCTACGTCAGACACGCGCGGCTGCGCAGGGACCGGGCGGCGCTGGACCTGCGGTGGACGCTGGCGACCAGGACCGGACAGGAGCGGGTCCGTTGA
- a CDS encoding SDR family oxidoreductase has protein sequence MTDESAAGSNGEGDLAGQTVVVIGASAGMGLETARQVRARGGQLVMVGRNPERLRKAAEELRPVSTAAFDATDPDRLQRFFEELPGTVDHVMVTAGQPSYMPLEGMDLAAVRRDVGERMAMTLGVALCSRDKVRAGGTLIFIGGTGGRRPGVGMSVMGALTASLPALTANLALELAPIRVNLIAAGFVDTPLSAALLGDKLDARREELRTTLPIRRVVGPADIAALAVHLMCNDAITGATYDIDGGQQLL, from the coding sequence ATGACCGACGAGTCCGCCGCCGGGAGTAACGGCGAAGGGGACCTCGCCGGTCAGACCGTCGTGGTGATCGGCGCCAGCGCCGGGATGGGCCTGGAGACCGCACGCCAGGTACGGGCGCGCGGCGGCCAGCTGGTCATGGTCGGCCGCAATCCCGAGCGGTTGCGGAAGGCCGCGGAGGAGCTCCGTCCGGTCAGCACGGCCGCCTTCGACGCCACCGATCCCGACCGCCTGCAGCGGTTCTTCGAGGAGCTGCCGGGGACGGTCGACCACGTGATGGTCACCGCAGGCCAGCCGTCGTACATGCCGCTTGAGGGGATGGACCTCGCCGCCGTTCGCCGGGATGTCGGCGAGCGGATGGCCATGACGCTCGGGGTGGCGCTCTGCAGCCGTGACAAGGTGCGTGCCGGCGGCACGCTCATCTTCATCGGCGGCACCGGTGGCCGGCGGCCCGGCGTCGGCATGAGCGTCATGGGCGCGCTCACCGCGTCACTGCCCGCGCTCACCGCGAATCTGGCGCTGGAACTGGCGCCGATCCGGGTGAACCTGATCGCCGCGGGCTTCGTCGACACGCCCCTGTCGGCCGCGCTGCTGGGCGACAAGCTCGACGCCCGGCGCGAGGAACTGCGCACCACGCTGCCGATCCGCCGGGTGGTGGGCCCGGCCGACATCGCCGCCCTGGCCGTCCACCTGATGTGCAACGACGCGATCACCGGGGCGACGTACGACATCGACGGCGGCCAGCAGCTCCTCTGA